One segment of Haloplanus natans DSM 17983 DNA contains the following:
- a CDS encoding GcvT family protein: protein MSEETTLPSDAGTVIVGAGIVGCNLAYQLTELGRDDVVVVDQGPMPTTGGSSTHAPGIMFQTAEPKELSKFANYSRQLYSELEGRDGRQAYNETGGIEVARSEERMAFLQRRVEHATAWGIPDPQLLTPEEVTDHLPLVDESQILGGYYSPTDGQVSGVIACDALAREAMDRGATFVPHTRTEDVEVVDGSVESVVTERGRIDCDEVVVATNIWARQLGEKLGVHLPVTPVEHQYTMTESLEELADSAVDITDHPLFEGYENVSGEKAKRLLVGPDRPILRDQDNAMYYRNHGDAYGIGSYNHEPIVPDPQDLGGNDPEGEQGSVHEFTDYHMENPTHPDRPHKAPRRASDELLPATADKELEFKYNGMFAESPNGLPVMGPVQELDGLWTAAAIWVTHAGGAAKALAEWMENGVPRLPDGPIDLAHCDVNRFDDHEGSWDFARDIGGEEYRIVYNIMHPKWVWEGKQRDIRRTPMYHSHEEYDAELWASAGWEEPQWFESNADLVERYGDRIPDRNGWEGVYWSPIEGAEHIHVREHVGLHDMTAFNKMEVVGPDAGEFVQHLCTNDMDLDEGQVRYTLMCNEAGGVRADITVTRTGDDRYLLLTTGREVGNNHVAWVREQAPEGVVVNDVTSSLAAMVCTGPDARAVLSKIADADLSDDAFPFFTSQQFYIKNVPVTALRVSYAGELGWELYTPSEYGEQLWEHVLDAGEEYDIRPYGNGALDSLRIEKGFRLWGEDLHTEHNPYEAGLGFAVDLDTDFVGKEAVAAAANGDNVRHEVAALTLDDSEAAILDDRPVLDPDTDEALGYVHSAEYGYSVGACVAYTYLPPEFAEPGTDVEILYEGEKYAATVREEPLI from the coding sequence ATGAGTGAAGAAACCACGCTACCCAGCGACGCCGGCACCGTAATCGTCGGCGCGGGCATCGTCGGGTGTAACCTCGCGTATCAGCTGACCGAGTTGGGCCGCGACGACGTAGTGGTCGTCGATCAGGGGCCGATGCCGACGACTGGCGGCTCCTCGACGCACGCGCCGGGTATCATGTTCCAGACGGCCGAGCCGAAGGAACTCTCCAAGTTCGCGAACTACAGCCGACAGCTGTACTCCGAGCTCGAAGGCCGGGACGGTCGGCAGGCGTACAACGAGACGGGCGGCATCGAAGTCGCCCGAAGCGAGGAGCGGATGGCCTTCCTCCAGCGACGGGTCGAACACGCGACGGCGTGGGGCATTCCTGACCCACAGCTGCTCACGCCCGAAGAGGTCACGGACCACCTGCCGCTCGTCGACGAGAGCCAGATCCTCGGCGGCTACTACTCGCCGACCGACGGGCAGGTGTCGGGGGTCATCGCCTGTGACGCTCTCGCCCGCGAGGCGATGGACCGGGGCGCGACGTTCGTCCCACACACCCGTACCGAGGACGTCGAAGTCGTGGACGGCTCCGTCGAGTCGGTCGTCACCGAACGCGGGCGGATCGACTGTGACGAAGTCGTGGTCGCGACGAACATCTGGGCCCGCCAGTTGGGTGAGAAGCTGGGCGTCCACCTGCCCGTGACGCCGGTCGAACACCAGTACACGATGACCGAGTCGCTGGAGGAGTTGGCCGACAGCGCGGTCGATATCACCGACCACCCGCTGTTCGAGGGCTACGAGAACGTCTCCGGCGAGAAGGCGAAACGGCTGCTCGTCGGCCCGGACCGTCCGATCCTGCGCGACCAGGACAACGCCATGTACTACCGGAACCACGGCGACGCCTACGGCATCGGCTCGTACAACCACGAGCCAATCGTGCCGGACCCACAGGACCTGGGTGGCAACGACCCCGAGGGAGAGCAGGGGTCGGTCCACGAGTTCACGGACTACCACATGGAGAATCCGACCCATCCCGACCGGCCGCACAAGGCCCCGCGACGGGCCTCCGACGAACTCCTCCCGGCGACGGCGGACAAGGAACTGGAGTTCAAATACAACGGCATGTTCGCCGAGTCGCCCAATGGCCTGCCCGTGATGGGGCCGGTACAGGAACTCGACGGACTGTGGACGGCGGCGGCCATCTGGGTCACCCACGCCGGCGGTGCGGCGAAGGCGCTCGCGGAGTGGATGGAGAACGGTGTGCCGCGCCTGCCCGACGGCCCGATCGACCTCGCACACTGTGACGTCAATCGCTTCGACGACCACGAGGGAAGCTGGGACTTCGCACGCGACATCGGCGGCGAGGAGTATCGCATCGTCTACAACATCATGCATCCTAAGTGGGTGTGGGAGGGCAAACAGCGCGACATCCGCCGGACACCGATGTACCACTCCCACGAGGAGTACGATGCGGAGCTCTGGGCCTCCGCCGGCTGGGAGGAGCCCCAGTGGTTCGAGTCGAACGCGGATCTGGTAGAGCGGTACGGCGATCGGATCCCCGACCGCAACGGGTGGGAGGGCGTTTACTGGTCACCAATCGAGGGCGCCGAACACATCCACGTCCGCGAGCACGTCGGTCTCCACGACATGACCGCGTTCAACAAGATGGAAGTCGTCGGGCCCGACGCCGGCGAATTCGTCCAGCACCTCTGTACGAACGACATGGACCTCGACGAGGGACAGGTTCGGTACACCCTGATGTGCAACGAGGCGGGTGGCGTTCGCGCCGACATCACCGTGACCCGCACCGGCGACGACCGCTATCTCCTGCTCACGACGGGCCGTGAGGTCGGTAACAATCACGTCGCGTGGGTGCGCGAACAAGCGCCCGAGGGCGTCGTCGTCAACGACGTGACCTCAAGTCTCGCCGCGATGGTCTGTACCGGCCCCGACGCGCGGGCGGTTCTGTCGAAAATCGCCGACGCCGACCTCTCGGACGACGCCTTCCCCTTCTTCACGAGCCAGCAGTTCTACATCAAAAACGTCCCCGTCACCGCCCTGCGGGTCTCCTACGCGGGCGAACTCGGCTGGGAGCTCTACACGCCCTCCGAGTACGGCGAGCAACTCTGGGAGCACGTCTTGGACGCGGGCGAGGAGTACGACATCCGTCCCTACGGCAACGGTGCGCTCGACTCCCTGCGCATCGAGAAGGGCTTCCGGCTGTGGGGTGAGGACCTCCACACCGAACACAACCCTTACGAGGCCGGCCTCGGCTTCGCGGTCGATCTCGACACCGACTTCGTCGGCAAGGAAGCCGTCGCGGCCGCTGCCAACGGCGACAACGTCCGTCACGAAGTCGCCGCCCTCACCCTCGACGACTCCGAGGCGGCGATTCTCGACGACCGCCCGGTGCTCGACCCCGACACTGACGAGGCGCTCGGCTACGTCCACTCCGCCGAGTACGGCTACTCCGTCGGTGCCTGCGTCGCCTACACCTATCTTCCACCGGAGTTCGCGGAGCCAGGCACCGACGTGGAGATCCTCTACGAGGGCGAGAAATACGCCGCGACCGTCCGCGAGGAGCCGCTGATCTAG
- a CDS encoding aminomethyltransferase family protein, which translates to MTNNESQSLDAHPNHPEIDQSDRVLPRNLRQTGDPGIQMLVSTRVRKSPFFDKSFNEEGAWRCTVYNRIYHPRGLVEPEDGGAMKEYEALTESVTLWDVAVERQIRVKGPDAEALTDYVITRDATEIETMRGKYVILCNEDGGILNDPVLLRVEDDEFWFSISDSTLMQWLQGVNVGMDFDVEIDEIDVAPMQIQGPLSEDVMVEVVGEEVSDIPYYGLMDAEINGCDVLVSQTGFSGEKGFEVYVKDASENAEAVWDPVMETVKDHGGRQIAPGHHRRIAAGILSWGQDMDHETSPFQVNLGYQVPDDKEGDYIGKEELERQKALIEDGEYPFNLKLVGLKIAGEPIRDYAPDFWLISDPETGKECGYMTSPWWNPDLETNVGLGFVPAEKLQAETDALLNDEIYEHDLDLEFNVHLPDEYSEEAGEPAYATVSEVPFKESVNPSAREQAKLNARKESEE; encoded by the coding sequence ATGACGAACAACGAATCCCAGTCGCTCGATGCACACCCGAACCATCCGGAGATCGACCAGTCCGACCGCGTACTGCCGCGGAATCTGCGACAGACCGGTGATCCGGGCATTCAGATGCTCGTCTCGACCCGCGTCCGCAAATCCCCTTTCTTCGATAAGTCGTTCAACGAGGAGGGTGCGTGGCGCTGTACCGTCTACAACCGAATCTACCACCCGCGTGGCCTCGTCGAGCCGGAAGACGGCGGCGCGATGAAGGAGTACGAGGCGCTGACAGAGAGCGTGACGCTGTGGGACGTGGCCGTCGAGCGTCAGATCCGCGTGAAGGGGCCGGACGCGGAGGCGCTCACGGACTACGTGATCACGCGGGACGCGACGGAAATCGAGACGATGCGCGGGAAGTACGTCATCCTCTGTAACGAGGACGGCGGCATCCTCAACGACCCGGTTCTCCTGCGCGTCGAGGACGACGAGTTCTGGTTCTCCATCTCGGACTCGACGCTCATGCAGTGGCTCCAGGGCGTCAACGTCGGCATGGACTTCGACGTCGAGATCGACGAAATCGACGTGGCACCGATGCAGATTCAGGGGCCGCTCTCGGAGGACGTGATGGTCGAAGTCGTCGGCGAGGAAGTGAGCGACATTCCGTACTACGGGCTCATGGATGCCGAGATCAACGGCTGTGACGTGCTGGTGAGCCAGACCGGCTTCTCCGGCGAGAAGGGCTTCGAAGTCTACGTCAAGGACGCGAGCGAGAACGCCGAGGCCGTCTGGGACCCGGTGATGGAGACGGTGAAAGACCACGGCGGCCGACAGATCGCACCCGGTCACCACCGCCGGATCGCGGCCGGCATCCTCTCGTGGGGGCAGGACATGGACCACGAGACGTCGCCGTTCCAGGTCAACCTCGGCTACCAGGTCCCCGACGACAAGGAGGGTGACTACATCGGCAAGGAAGAGCTCGAACGCCAGAAGGCCCTGATCGAGGACGGCGAGTACCCGTTCAACCTCAAACTCGTGGGCCTGAAGATCGCGGGCGAGCCGATCCGCGACTACGCACCGGACTTCTGGCTCATCTCCGATCCGGAGACGGGCAAGGAGTGTGGCTACATGACCTCACCGTGGTGGAATCCGGATCTCGAGACGAACGTCGGCCTCGGCTTCGTGCCCGCCGAGAAACTGCAGGCGGAGACGGATGCTCTGCTCAACGACGAAATCTACGAGCATGACCTCGACCTCGAGTTCAACGTCCACCTGCCCGACGAGTACTCCGAAGAGGCGGGCGAACCGGCGTACGCGACGGTCTCCGAGGTTCCGTTCAAGGAGTCGGTCAATCCGAGCGCCCGCGAGCAGGCGAAGCTGAACGCTCGGAAAGAAAGCGAAGAGTAA
- a CDS encoding methylenetetrahydrofolate reductase produces the protein MSLTTSKGVEGESSLLSEPRFELMPFDSFEGQMEQLPDGAAIAVTASPQLGLDATVEWSEKAAARGYEPIPHVAARYVEDRDHLDEVAGRLLDAGITDIFVPGGDREEPVGEFESAYELLTALDDLGHEFDEVGITGYPEGHDFLDDRTLAEAMDRKAPYATYITTQLCYDPAAVIEWVETIRDRGVDLPVEVGIPGVMKYQRLLSISQKVGVGDSIRFLQKTSGILGFVRQLVGSRGKYTPDALIDGLAPYVDDPEYGIRGIHIYTFNQTADTETWRRERLNG, from the coding sequence ATGTCACTCACCACATCAAAAGGCGTCGAGGGCGAATCGAGCCTGCTCAGCGAGCCACGCTTCGAGTTGATGCCGTTCGACAGCTTCGAAGGGCAGATGGAACAGCTTCCGGACGGGGCGGCTATCGCCGTCACGGCGTCGCCACAGCTCGGCCTCGATGCGACGGTCGAGTGGTCCGAGAAGGCCGCCGCGCGCGGCTACGAACCGATCCCACACGTCGCGGCGCGTTACGTCGAGGACCGCGACCACCTCGACGAGGTGGCCGGTCGGCTGCTCGATGCGGGCATCACCGACATCTTCGTGCCGGGCGGCGACCGCGAGGAACCGGTTGGCGAGTTCGAGTCGGCGTACGAACTCCTCACCGCCCTCGACGACCTCGGTCACGAGTTCGACGAGGTGGGCATCACCGGCTACCCCGAGGGCCACGACTTCCTCGACGACCGCACACTCGCCGAAGCGATGGACCGAAAGGCTCCCTACGCCACGTACATCACCACCCAGCTCTGTTACGACCCCGCCGCCGTCATCGAGTGGGTCGAGACGATCCGCGACCGCGGAGTCGACCTCCCCGTCGAGGTGGGAATTCCGGGCGTGATGAAATACCAGCGCCTCCTGAGCATCTCCCAGAAGGTCGGCGTCGGGGATTCGATCCGGTTCCTGCAGAAGACGAGCGGCATCCTCGGCTTCGTGCGCCAACTCGTCGGCTCGCGCGGGAAGTACACCCCCGACGCCCTGATCGACGGACTCGCTCCGTACGTCGACGACCCCGAGTACGGCATCCGCGGAATCCATATCTACACGTTCAACCAGACGGCCGACACCGAGACGTGGCGGCGCGAGCGGCTGAACGGTTGA
- a CDS encoding HalOD1 output domain-containing protein: MSTATTNQGEIHRVHHDGDGRLSDTLVDAVADLTDTAPADLPPLETRINVPALDALWETDAPGRPTAGCLTFTYGGYVVVVRSTGVVLLRETTDTG, translated from the coding sequence ATGAGCACCGCTACCACGAATCAGGGTGAGATCCACCGGGTCCACCACGACGGCGATGGCCGGTTGAGCGACACCCTCGTCGACGCCGTCGCCGACCTCACCGACACCGCGCCCGCCGACCTCCCCCCTCTCGAAACCCGGATCAACGTCCCGGCGCTCGACGCACTGTGGGAGACGGACGCCCCCGGCCGCCCAACCGCCGGCTGTCTCACGTTCACCTACGGCGGCTACGTCGTCGTCGTCCGCAGTACCGGCGTCGTGTTGCTTCGCGAGACGACCGACACCGGATAA
- a CDS encoding helix-turn-helix domain-containing protein, protein MSLIAVAELSHPDLALTPTIQSTDADVQVVSHTATDPETGMFFFLVETESFPMFEAALERDHTVAESMLVAEASTTRIYRLRHTPGTKLISPTTTEMGGLMLEAESTARGWSVRMQLPDRETLGTLWEHCDREDIEFDLGHIYSLDEFSVDDRIGLTDAQRDTLVTAYEAGYFEEPRGTSLQALAEELGISPTAVGGRIRRGTSRLIERTLIDDS, encoded by the coding sequence ATGAGCCTCATCGCCGTCGCCGAACTCTCCCACCCCGATCTCGCCCTGACGCCGACCATCCAGTCGACCGACGCCGACGTGCAGGTGGTCTCACACACCGCCACCGACCCCGAGACGGGGATGTTCTTCTTTCTCGTCGAGACGGAGTCGTTTCCGATGTTCGAGGCCGCGCTCGAACGCGACCACACCGTCGCGGAGTCGATGCTCGTCGCCGAGGCGTCGACGACGCGCATCTACCGCCTCCGGCACACTCCGGGGACGAAGCTCATCTCGCCCACGACGACGGAGATGGGCGGTCTCATGCTCGAAGCCGAGAGCACGGCCCGTGGCTGGTCGGTACGGATGCAACTCCCCGACCGCGAGACGCTCGGCACGCTCTGGGAGCACTGCGACCGCGAGGACATCGAGTTCGACCTCGGCCACATCTACTCGCTCGACGAGTTCTCCGTCGACGACCGGATCGGGCTCACCGACGCCCAGCGCGACACCCTCGTGACCGCCTACGAGGCCGGCTACTTCGAGGAACCCCGGGGCACGTCGCTCCAGGCACTCGCCGAGGAGCTCGGCATCTCCCCCACCGCGGTCGGCGGCCGCATCCGCCGGGGCACCTCCCGGCTCATCGAACGGACGCTGATCGACGATTCGTAG
- a CDS encoding SDR family oxidoreductase, whose product MDLGLDGNAALVSASSSGLGKASAAALAAEGANVVINGRDPDRLDDALADVREDATGEVIAVQGDLTDPDDVTHLVERTVEAFGGLDHLVTSAGGPPSGPFLDTTDEDWYETYDLLVMSVVRLVREAAPHLQDGGGTIVNVTSGTVKEAIDGLVLSNSVRMSVVGLEKTLSTELAPEVRANTVLPGTHETPRIAELVEQGVERGDYPDYETGVSEWSAGNPAERIGQPEEFGDVVAFLSSDRASYVNGAAIPVDGGDHASNL is encoded by the coding sequence ATGGATCTCGGACTCGACGGCAACGCAGCACTGGTATCGGCCTCCAGCAGCGGCCTCGGAAAGGCGTCGGCGGCGGCGCTCGCCGCCGAGGGGGCGAACGTCGTGATCAACGGGCGCGATCCGGACCGCCTCGACGACGCCCTCGCGGACGTACGGGAGGACGCGACGGGCGAGGTGATCGCCGTGCAGGGCGACCTCACCGACCCCGACGACGTGACCCATCTGGTCGAGCGGACCGTCGAGGCGTTCGGCGGCCTCGACCACCTCGTCACGAGCGCCGGCGGGCCGCCGAGTGGCCCCTTCCTCGACACCACCGACGAGGACTGGTACGAGACGTACGACCTGCTGGTGATGAGCGTCGTCCGGCTGGTCCGCGAGGCGGCGCCCCATCTGCAAGACGGCGGCGGCACCATCGTCAACGTCACCTCCGGGACCGTCAAGGAGGCCATCGACGGCCTGGTCCTTTCCAATTCGGTGCGGATGAGCGTCGTCGGCCTGGAGAAGACGCTCTCGACCGAACTCGCCCCCGAGGTGCGCGCGAACACGGTGTTGCCGGGCACCCACGAGACGCCGCGGATCGCGGAACTCGTCGAACAGGGCGTCGAGCGCGGCGACTACCCCGACTACGAGACGGGCGTATCGGAGTGGAGCGCCGGCAACCCGGCCGAACGGATCGGCCAACCCGAGGAGTTCGGCGACGTGGTCGCCTTCCTCTCGTCCGACCGCGCGAGCTACGTCAACGGGGCGGCCATCCCCGTCGACGGCGGCGATCACGCCTCGAACCTGTAG
- a CDS encoding sodium:calcium antiporter: MVLGLSGELVSVVLFLVGVVIVVVSVETFIEAVAEGALALGVSGFFLTVVLAGTDLENVILGIAAAYDQLPDLALGTVFGEALFILGAAVGLAGVLVPFETDVPRNYLGLMLLAPFLFFGLALDGTLSQFDGIVLTATFVPYLAIIYTLERYTDTRYLSAEEVEIMEERREAAETEDDDGWFDFDLDLDVDDFVEERVPERYEGPAFLAIAVVAAVGMAVGSELAVEGAKAILAILGVTGLAFGATVMSFIASLEELFLTVEPVRRGRPHIGVGNVVGSMLFFVSANAGLIAIVHPLNTAGTVVTVHWPFFFGTLLVVAAAFYRGKVGRPTGILLLGAYAAYWAANYVV, from the coding sequence ATGGTGCTCGGACTGTCGGGAGAGCTGGTCTCGGTCGTGTTGTTTCTAGTCGGCGTCGTCATCGTCGTCGTGAGCGTCGAGACGTTCATCGAGGCGGTGGCAGAGGGCGCCCTCGCGCTCGGCGTCTCGGGGTTCTTTCTCACCGTCGTCCTCGCCGGCACCGATTTGGAGAACGTCATCCTCGGCATCGCGGCGGCGTACGATCAGTTGCCGGATCTGGCGCTCGGCACCGTCTTCGGGGAAGCCCTCTTTATTCTCGGCGCCGCCGTCGGCCTCGCGGGCGTGCTCGTCCCCTTCGAGACGGACGTTCCGCGGAACTATCTGGGACTCATGCTGCTGGCTCCGTTTCTCTTCTTCGGCCTCGCGCTCGACGGCACGCTCTCGCAGTTCGACGGCATCGTCCTCACCGCGACGTTCGTCCCCTACCTCGCGATTATTTACACGCTCGAACGGTATACCGACACCCGCTACCTGTCGGCCGAGGAAGTCGAGATCATGGAGGAAAGGCGGGAGGCGGCCGAAACGGAGGACGACGACGGGTGGTTCGACTTCGATCTGGACCTCGACGTCGACGACTTCGTCGAGGAGCGCGTCCCGGAACGGTACGAGGGGCCGGCCTTCCTCGCCATCGCCGTCGTCGCCGCGGTCGGGATGGCCGTCGGTTCGGAACTCGCCGTCGAGGGGGCGAAGGCCATCCTCGCGATCCTCGGCGTGACCGGCCTCGCCTTCGGCGCGACCGTCATGAGCTTCATCGCGTCGCTCGAAGAGCTGTTCCTGACCGTCGAACCCGTCCGGCGAGGGCGGCCCCACATCGGCGTCGGCAACGTCGTCGGGAGCATGCTCTTTTTCGTCAGCGCGAACGCGGGGCTGATCGCGATAGTCCACCCGCTGAACACGGCCGGAACGGTCGTCACCGTCCACTGGCCGTTCTTCTTCGGAACCTTGCTCGTCGTCGCCGCCGCGTTCTACCGGGGAAAGGTGGGGCGACCCACTGGGATACTGCTCCTCGGTGCGTACGCGGCGTACTGGGCCGCGAACTACGTCGTGTGA
- a CDS encoding sodium:calcium antiporter, with the protein MTRKRMVVGIVLLLSLVVASPAVSAVADDFGASGPVDLVNAQEAGEEGGEEEGSIEGAISGFIEAQGTIGAVIVLLGGILLLTACTEKLISYLARASINMKMSLFALAIVFTGFEFDDTILALVLSGGGLEQAALGSALGTGLAIIGVTLALAALVKPFPVDLPTDYIVIFGLAPLVLVPFVLLGTLTLVHGVILTAFFVFAFAYFIVRERQRDIPVFRDTELGKELQPDGGVARPQSLEEIPEERILGDLADSGIVWIALAIVALAGIVFAAMLLEGGSEVVIEGFGIGETVFGATFLTLILTFEDIMLTLEPVRRGFPEIGVGNVIGSVLFSVTGNIGVIMFLSEVTISSTVLTFHLPFMIVVTALAAYFFYQGEMRRWQGALLGGLYVAYWVISLVVLSGMPVGE; encoded by the coding sequence ATGACACGCAAGCGGATGGTTGTCGGTATCGTGTTGTTACTGTCGCTCGTCGTCGCTTCTCCCGCGGTGTCCGCGGTCGCGGACGACTTCGGTGCGAGCGGGCCGGTCGATCTAGTGAATGCACAGGAAGCCGGCGAAGAGGGCGGAGAGGAAGAAGGCAGCATCGAGGGCGCCATCTCCGGCTTCATCGAAGCCCAGGGGACCATCGGGGCGGTGATCGTCCTCCTCGGGGGCATCCTCCTGCTCACCGCCTGCACGGAGAAACTGATCAGCTACCTCGCCCGCGCGTCGATCAACATGAAGATGTCCCTGTTCGCGCTCGCAATCGTCTTCACCGGCTTCGAGTTCGACGACACCATCCTCGCGCTGGTGCTCTCCGGCGGCGGCCTGGAACAGGCGGCGCTCGGTTCTGCCCTCGGGACGGGGCTGGCGATCATCGGCGTGACGCTTGCGCTTGCAGCGCTCGTCAAGCCGTTCCCGGTCGATCTGCCGACCGACTACATCGTTATCTTCGGACTCGCACCGCTCGTTCTCGTTCCGTTCGTCCTGCTCGGGACGCTGACGCTCGTCCACGGCGTCATTCTGACCGCCTTCTTCGTCTTCGCGTTCGCGTACTTCATCGTCCGCGAGCGCCAGCGCGATATTCCGGTCTTCCGTGACACCGAACTCGGCAAGGAACTCCAGCCCGACGGCGGTGTCGCCCGGCCGCAGTCGCTGGAAGAGATCCCCGAGGAACGAATTCTGGGTGATCTCGCCGACTCCGGCATCGTCTGGATCGCTCTCGCTATCGTTGCACTCGCCGGCATCGTCTTCGCCGCGATGCTCCTGGAGGGCGGCTCGGAAGTCGTCATCGAAGGGTTCGGCATCGGCGAGACGGTTTTCGGTGCCACCTTCCTCACGCTCATCCTCACCTTCGAGGACATCATGCTGACGCTCGAACCGGTCCGCCGGGGGTTCCCCGAGATCGGCGTCGGCAACGTGATCGGGAGCGTCCTGTTCTCCGTGACCGGCAACATCGGCGTCATCATGTTTCTCAGCGAGGTGACCATCTCCTCGACGGTGCTCACCTTCCATCTCCCGTTTATGATCGTCGTGACGGCGCTCGCCGCCTACTTCTTCTATCAGGGCGAGATGAGGCGCTGGCAGGGTGCCTTGCTCGGTGGGCTCTACGTCGCCTACTGGGTCATCTCGCTCGTCGTCCTGAGCGGGATGCCGGTCGGCGAATAG
- a CDS encoding ArsR/SmtB family transcription factor — protein sequence MSLFDVLGSKARLKIIRELATEPRYVSELADRVGMDGKTAVHHLSTLEEAGFVESYRTSQRKYYRLTKRIELRASPSPDPMFLLHADDVDDPERSR from the coding sequence ATGTCCCTGTTCGACGTGCTCGGGAGCAAGGCACGACTGAAGATCATCCGTGAACTCGCGACCGAGCCCCGCTACGTCTCCGAACTCGCGGATCGGGTGGGGATGGACGGCAAGACGGCGGTGCATCACCTCTCGACGCTGGAGGAGGCGGGCTTCGTCGAGAGCTACCGGACGAGCCAGCGGAAGTACTACCGACTGACCAAGCGCATCGAACTCCGGGCCTCTCCTTCCCCGGACCCCATGTTCCTCCTGCACGCCGACGACGTCGACGATCCCGAACGCTCTCGGTAG
- a CDS encoding amphi-Trp domain-containing protein produces MADLPDANDGPRTVTEGYFEREVRLSRESTAAFLRDLADQIESEPRLTISTDEWEIPFEFDEPIEVEVEFVGETHRQLELELEFEWSPPEDELGVS; encoded by the coding sequence ATGGCTGACCTGCCGGACGCGAACGACGGGCCGCGAACCGTCACCGAGGGGTATTTCGAGCGGGAAGTTCGGCTCTCCCGTGAATCGACCGCCGCCTTTTTGCGTGATCTCGCCGACCAGATCGAATCCGAACCTCGACTGACCATCTCCACCGACGAGTGGGAGATTCCCTTCGAGTTCGACGAGCCAATCGAGGTGGAAGTGGAGTTCGTCGGGGAGACACACCGGCAGCTAGAACTGGAGTTGGAGTTCGAATGGTCCCCGCCCGAGGACGAGCTAGGAGTTAGTTAA
- a CDS encoding ABC transporter substrate-binding protein, giving the protein MSGTTRRAFLAATGVGASGLAGCLGGTNGGGATGDGDGTASPTGTTTGTPIPGESSLLLNWKPSGLHVPYFTAKANGFYEAEGLTLGEIRTGEGSTFSAKQAGLGNVDFAVTSSDQVLNVNSRGLSPLSVGVVMQKSPVVVFSTRDTFGGELTSVDQLSGKTVGTGPGMVRMLTSLLLEQAGVRGNVEMVDTGYDTVQQLLSGEIDAAGGVFGDAISAEAQGYTVDSLAVGDSIASYGHVLATNGEWAGDNAEAVRAFLRGTARGAAWAHERPGAATDLLVEANGVLKESRDQQQRKWERMANGFMTGDAVAEHGWGWSTNEPWRVIHDALASADALGGEVDPSSVWTNEYLDTDYRFVGSYTDVV; this is encoded by the coding sequence ATGAGCGGGACTACGAGGCGAGCGTTTCTCGCGGCCACGGGCGTGGGTGCGAGCGGACTGGCCGGCTGTCTCGGCGGCACGAACGGGGGTGGCGCCACCGGCGACGGGGATGGGACGGCGTCGCCGACGGGAACGACGACGGGGACGCCGATTCCGGGGGAGTCCTCGCTGCTCCTGAACTGGAAGCCAAGCGGCCTGCACGTCCCCTACTTCACCGCGAAGGCGAACGGGTTCTACGAGGCGGAGGGGTTGACACTCGGGGAGATTCGGACGGGGGAGGGGTCGACGTTCTCGGCGAAACAGGCCGGCCTCGGCAACGTCGACTTCGCGGTCACGAGCAGCGATCAAGTGTTGAACGTCAACAGCCGCGGCCTCTCGCCGCTGTCGGTGGGGGTCGTGATGCAGAAGAGCCCGGTCGTGGTGTTCTCCACCCGGGACACCTTCGGCGGCGAACTGACGAGCGTCGACCAGCTATCGGGCAAGACCGTCGGCACCGGGCCGGGGATGGTCCGGATGCTCACCAGCCTCCTACTCGAACAGGCGGGCGTGCGCGGGAACGTGGAGATGGTGGATACGGGCTACGACACCGTCCAGCAGCTCCTCTCGGGGGAAATCGACGCCGCGGGCGGCGTCTTCGGCGACGCCATCAGCGCCGAGGCACAGGGGTACACCGTCGACAGCCTCGCCGTCGGCGATTCGATTGCCTCCTACGGCCACGTTCTCGCGACGAACGGGGAGTGGGCGGGAGACAACGCCGAGGCGGTGCGCGCGTTCCTCCGGGGGACCGCCCGCGGTGCGGCGTGGGCACACGAGCGCCCCGGCGCAGCGACGGACCTCCTCGTCGAGGCAAACGGCGTCCTCAAGGAGTCCCGTGACCAGCAGCAACGGAAGTGGGAGCGGATGGCGAACGGCTTCATGACCGGCGACGCCGTGGCCGAACACGGCTGGGGGTGGAGCACGAACGAACCGTGGCGGGTCATCCACGACGCCCTCGCCAGCGCCGACGCCCTCGGCGGCGAGGTCGATCCGTCGTCGGTCTGGACGAACGAGTATCTGGACACCGACTACCGGTTCGTCGGCTCGTACACCGACGTGGTCTGA